The DNA region GTCGGTATGCagcaatcaatcaatcatGGGGGAAGAAACTCGGAGGAAGGTGGGACGGCCTATCACTTTTGAACAAAATCATCCCATCACACGTACCGCCAATAATTTCTTCGGAAGGTCATATTGGAGGCTGCCAGGTTTAGTAAGGAATAGGGAACGAGGACATGAAGGGGTTAAAAAAAGTCTTATAGATaagatttaaatttaaaatttcttagTTTCAAGTCGATGATGAGTATTGTTATGGTACTATCTTTTTTCATACCACTAATATAATGTATAGTGTATGTATCAATTACAGTACCGTACCTCGTAGTTTAATTGTGAACTTAATTAtcatataaggaaaaatataatgtaaattattcaaaattttaattgcgTGCTATTGAGTAAATTTTGCCCATTATGCATGCACTTGAATTCACTAAAAGCACTAACccaaaaataagtaaaaaaaaaaaaaagaaatccacTCGAAGCACAACATGGTCTGAATAAGATCAGTTTAGTCAAATTATTTAAAGATAAGAtactaattaaaaattttaattacgAGGTGCGATACAATTGAAATATTATACGGTTATTGAACAGATTTTACCTTGTTGTACATGCACTTGAAATTTACTAAAAGCCCCTCTTACCTCCGCAAGATTTGGCCGATATATGGCGGGACGCTTGGCGATTgaccaaataaaaaatcattatcATCCTGTACTTTCTCAGCACCCACCTATTCCCATTCCCTTCTTTGTATAAATATTTCCACCTGTGACTTCTCCAATTGAACTGGCAGTCTCTCTCTTCTCAAGATTATAGTTTGAGAGAgggggaaagagagagaaagaaagagagagtcCTCCCAGTTTTTGAAGAATTTATTGAAGTATTCCCATATCAAACAACTTTCTCCATATTTAACACAACCAGTAAGTTCCTTCTTCTAATGGCCTCGACTTTGATCGAGCAACAGCTCATACGACGAATCGCTCTTAAATTCTGCTTATACATATAAGTGCATATGTTTGTGTTTATGTGTTAAATtcgatgatatatatatacgtatgcTTCGTCATCACAGCACCATTTACAGGTGACAATATGTGCCTAGTCACATCTGACTTAAGTCTATTGCAATGTGTTTCTCTGTTAAATTAAAGAGCAGTCCCTTTGAATGCCTGATAGTTGCTTCACTTTCATCGGGAAAGTTTGGTTGGAAAAATATCGATAGTCTCATCATCTGAGATTAATTAAGCATATGAGACTCCACCATATATATCTCCTGATATTTCCTCTATGTTGTTTTTCTTATTCACCTTAATTAAAGAGGATAAAACATACACATAGGTAAAGAAGAGACAGTTTGATCGAGATGGATGGGATAGAGAGGGCGCAGTCCGGGAGGCGGGCTGGCAGGAACATGAGCCGCCGGAGCATGAGCAGGTCGAGCTGGAGCATGGAAGACGTCTTCACAGGCTCGCGGAATAGTCGGGTCAACGAGGATGAGGAGGCCCTGAAGTGGGCCGCCATAGAGAAATTGCCAACCTACGACCGGCTCAGAACGAGTATAATGCAGTCCTTCATGGAGAATGAGCATCGCCAGAACAAGGACAACAAGGTTGTTGACGTGACGAAGATGGACTTCGCCGAGAGGCAGAAGTTTATCGATAAGATCTTCAAGGTCGCCGAAGAAGACAACCAAAAGTTCCTCGAGAAGTTCAGGAACCGCATTGATAAGTAAGTTCCATGTTTCTTAATCACTAACCTGGGCCCTTCTGTTACCAGGCGGGCTGCTTTAACCGCATCTTAAGTTTCTTTAAATTTCCGGATTCTGTTCCATAAGAAATATCGGGCATTGTTGGATTTGTTGACCTGTAGTATCCGTGCAACTTCCAGTTGATACAATTCCAACTAATATTAAAATTCTAATTGCATCCAGTCTCCATCGTTGAACGGACAAACAAGTTAGAAACAAAAAACCATGTATATTAAGCAAACTCTGTTGCTGCAAACATAATTAAAGATGACATATCCACACCCGATCGATTTTCTGATGTTGGGTCATCTTTTTCCTAAAGGACTCATTATAATGACTTCAGACTTACCCAATCCTTTTCAGAGTTAAATTTTTAACTGCTTAGATTTTCGTCTACTGAATAACGAAATGAAGTTAAACTGTTGAAACTTTCTGGCAGAGTGGGGATAAGGCTTCCTACGGTGGAAGTGAGGTTAAAAAATCTGACAGTCCAAGCCGATTGCTACATCGGGAGCAGGGCACTCCCAACTCTCCTGAACGTAGCCCAAAACATTGCAGAATCAGCTCTAGGATTGCTTGGGATCAGGTGGGCCAAAAGAGCAAAGCTCACCATCCTCAAAGATGTCTCCGGAATCGTAAAGCCAGCAAGGTGAATGAAATTCATGAAGCCACGGTCTAAATTATCAACTTTATCCAATGTACATGCCATAATACTTGCCCGTTTGTTATGACAGAATGGCTCTCCTATTAGGTCCGCCTTCCTCGGGGAAGACGACTCTCTTGTTAGCTCTAGCTGGAAAGTTGGACCCAAGTCTAGAGGTAACACTCCGCGTACTATCAGAGGTTATAAGTTCCATTCAGCATGTCTATGACCCAACGAAGTAGGATGCAATTCGTTCTTTTTTCGGGTGAAATACGGGATCCATAACTTGTTCTTTTTGATTGGTGGTCACGAAACAGACACAAGGAGAAATAACTTACAACGGGTACAAGCTCAATGAGTTTGTGCCGCAGAAAACTTCCGCGTACATCAGCCAGAACGACGTGCATATTGGGGAAATGACCGTGAAGGAAACCCTAGATTTCTCTGCCCGGTGCCAAGGAGTCGGCACTCGTTATGGTATTTGCTTTGGGATAAAACTCGATTTAACATAGAGTCAATTGGTCCTGCTCAGCAACAAGTTGAAAGATAAAAATGCTCATATTGAATTGCAATTGCAGAACtcctcggcgaacttgcaagAAGGGAAAAGCAAGCCGGGATTTTCCCAGAACCAGAAGTTGATCTTTTTATGAAGGTATAAtacaaaaattcaattaatatttCTCAAAAGAAATATACGATAGTTCAAttattgccaaaaaaaaaaaagatgatttatataattgtaattatttttacttttggGCAGGCAACTGCAATTAAAGGAGCTGAGAGCAGCCTTATTACCGACTACACGTTGAAAGTGAGTTGGTGAAATTAACTCTAATTCTCACATTCCATCATCAATTCCAATTTTTGAACAATACAGTGATTGGACTGCGATCCGAAAGATTAGAAAGCGAAAAATAAGCTTCTGATGATCTTTTGTCGTGTGGACATGAATTTCAACTCTCATTACCTAACTAGTTGACTGTTGGGCTCCCATTTAATAATaacgaaaatatatattgctaaatataaaatatatgaggCCATAGGACATTGTTCCATCACATGTTTGGTGAATTGCGAACAAAATTAACCCACTTGTGATCGAACCATTACATCATCATAATCATTTGCTGGTCCTCAACTGATCACAGGAATAATTAACAGAATTCTCACGGCGTGTCTATGTTTAAACAGATCTTAGGGCTCGATATATGCCGAGACACGATCGTGGGAGATCAAATGCAGAGAGGGATATCCGGTGGCCAGAAAAAAAGAGTGACCACAGGTAAACGAACCATTCCGCTTCCATTTTCTGCTTCATTCCATTTCCAGTTCCATCTCACGAGCCAAACGGTCTCCCAAGAAACTGCTAGctattttgtaattaattgatgaaattttataataattaaattgtgTTTTTATATAcctaaatttattataatttgaataaaataaaaatctttatATTTGCTATAGCGTAGatattattatgtaatagaTATAGATGGTATACATATATGACTATAATATAATTGGAGCCACACGTCTAATATTCTCACTGACAGAGGACGATCCCACCCACCAAAAATATGCATTTGGCAGCCTTTTTGTTAGTACTGGCACTAGCACCAATTGTTGACCAAACATCATTCCGCTGATCaggaaattttatattatcttctcatgatcttttaaatctaatttatcaaaattttggATTAAATTTCATGATCCGGTCCGTGATGTCATATACAGGAGAGATGATCGTGGGGCCCACCAAGACATTGTTCATGGACGAGATATCGACCGGGTTGGACAGTTCCACCACTTTCCAAATAGTGAAGTGCCTGCAACAGATCGCTCACCTCACGGATGCCACGATACTGATGTCGCTCCTTCAGCCGGCTCCGGAGACATTCGACCTCTTCGACGATATCTTTCTCTTGGCGGAAGGGCGGATTGTTTATCAGGGCCCGAGGGAGCACATCCTGGAGTTCTTTGAGAGCTGCGGATTCAGGTGCCCAGAGAGGAAAGGGGCTGCTGACTTCTTACAAGAGGTTAATCTCTCCTATTCCATTGACAGTAAACGGAATAACGGAGTGACTGATGATATAATTAACACGAAAAAATCAACAATGACCAAATTCTCGTGATctcacgaaaaaaaaaaaactacctttttcttttgaatcGGCATGGACAATTAATCAAATTCATGGCATTTATCACACGTGGAGAGATTCGTACATGCCCAATTGGATGACATGGGCTAGGGTGGGATGGTGGCCTTATATATTATCCGAATAAAGCGTTACATATCATAGTGTATACCTTAGGCTCACCTAATATTTCTTGAGTCCGGACCGTTTCAAGTCTGGGTTAGCCCATCTGCTTTTCCAATGATAGCCCAAGTTTGAAACTCAACTCATTTTGCACCCTAaagtgtttttcttttccatttcactCTAGACCTTTAGTTTTGGTCCCAACTTTCGTTGTCCATTCACTTTGAACCCTAAAGTTTTTCCTTCATTGGTACAAATCATCAAAAAGgattaaaaaacaaatgaaaaagtGTATGGGTGTGGGAATTGGCGGGAGAAAGTAGCAgtaaaaaatgtataaatgTGAAAACAATGGGGGCAGAAAATGGAAATATAGGAACTGAAGGGGCGTGAAATGGAGGAATCAAAGGATGACACTCGCACAATGAGACTGACTGAGACTGCGTTGGTTGTTGCTTGCTTGTGATCATGGCGGCAGGTGACGTCGAGGAAGGACCAGGAGCAGTATTGGTCGGACCGGAGCAGGCCCTACCGCTacgtctccgtcgaggagttcgCCGCCCGCTTCAAGCGGTTCCACGTCGGGATGCAGCTCGACAACGAGCTTTCCCTACCCTTCGACAAGTCCCACGGCCACCGCGCCGCCCTCGTCTTCTCCAGGTACTCCGTCCCGAAGCTCGAGGTCCTCCGCGCCTGCTTTGACAGGGAGTGGCTCCTCATCAAGAAGAACTCCTTTGTCTACATCTTCAAGACCGTCCAGATCATCCTCATCGCCTTCATCGCCTCCACCGTCTTCATACGCACCAGAATGCACACCAGGAATGAGGCAGATGGTGCAGTGTACGTTGGGGCCCTGCTGTTCTCTATGATCATCAACTTGTTCAACGGGTTCGCGGAGCTCTCCATGACGATCATGAGGCTCCCTGTCTTTTACAAGCACAGGGACCTCCTTTTCCACCCGGCTTGGACCTTCACGCTCCCGAACATGATCCTCAATATCCCGATGTCGATCTTGGAGTCGATTGCCTGGATTGGCATGACATATTACTCCATCGGCTTTGCCCCCGAAGCCAGCAGGTTTGGACATTACGTTACCACTACCCTGTTAACTATGCCATTGTACTGCTTGACCTTCTGGTCTCATGCACTTGAGCTTTCGTATTCTGTGGCTGTAGGTTCTTCAAGCACCTGCTGTTGGTGTTTCTGATCCAACAGATGGCTTCTGGGATCTTTAGGCTCACTGCCGGACTTTGCCGGTCCATGATCATTGCAAACACCGGTGGGGCTCTCACGCTTTTAGTGCTGTTCATGCTCGGAGGCTTCATCCTTCCTCGAGGTTTGTTTCGTACTACACCTTTGAAACTTTGATTTCCAAGAAGTGGAAGCGGCCTCATGAGGGAAATGAAATTTCTAGGGAGGATCATCTGCATACAGTTGCAGGAATGGTGCATTACTGTTTTGAACCATCAGACTGAGCCTTGTTGCTTCGTAATTGACAGGTGAAATACCGAGCTGGTGGGTGTGGGGATACTGGGTGTCACCGCTGACATACGCTTTCAATGCAATTACTGTTAATGAAATGCTTGCTCCGCGGTGGATGGATAAATTGGTAAtgagatttttctttcttccggAGGGACAAGGCAGAAGCTTGGAATGATAAGCATTAAACAACATATATACCATGGAAAGTTAATGTGTTCTGGTTTGTGCTGTAGGCCTCGGACAACAGGACAAGCCTTGGGGTGGCAGTTCTCGAGAGCTTTGATGTCTTTCCTGACAAAAATTGGTACTGGATTGGTGCTGCAGCCCTTCTAGGCTTCACAGTGCTCTTCAATGTGCTGTATACTGTCTCACTAATGTACCTTAGTCGTAAGTTGAAAATGAATCTCTGGAATTCGTTCTTCACTCCGTGGTACTCTGCTTAAAGACAATAGTAATATTCATTTGTTTTGGTATTGTAGCTCTTGGAAAGCCACAAGCAATAATATCCGAGGAAGCTGCTCAAGAGTTGGAGGCCGGACATGAAGAACCTAAGACCCCAAGACGGTTGTCAAAAAAAGGTTCAAAAACCACGTCCTTGTCGGCGGCTGATGGGAACAACAGCAGTAAGCAACTCATTCGTTCATTATTGTGACTCTTCAAATGGCCTTCATTTGCTGTCTCGCATCTCACATTGCGCTCTCACTTCCAGGGGAGATGGCGATTCGGAGAATGAGCAGCCAAGCAACTGGCAATGACTCGGGTAGAAACGAGTCGTCTCTTGAAGCTGCTAACGGTGTTGCTCCAAAGAGAGGAATGGTCCTCCCTTTCGCCCCTCTTGCTATGTCCTTTGACGAAGTAAATTACTACGTGGACATGCCTGCTGTAAGTATCCGCTCAGCCTCTTTCTAATCCTTAAAAATCGATCGCTTTAGTAATCTCAATTTTATGGCTTCTTATTTCCGAAATTGTGGTCCTCTATTACAGGAAATGAAAGAGCAGGGGGTGCAGGATGAAAAGCTCCAGCTACTTCGAGAAGTAACGGGTGCCTTTAGACCTGGTGTTCTAACTGCGCTCATGGGAGTTAGTGGAGCAGGAAAGACTACATTGATGGATGTTTTAGCAGGAAGAAAAACTGGAGGTTACATCGATGGTGATATCAGAATATCTGGGTTCCCGAAGAAGCAAGAAACATTCGCAAGAATTTCGGGGTACTGTGAACAGAATGATATCCACTCGCCCCAAGTCACGGTGAAGGAATCCTTAATCTTCTCGGCCTACCTACGGCTGCCCAAGGAAGTCAGTAAGGAAGACAAAATGGTGAGAATTCTTGTTATCTTTGGGTGCTCTGTGTCTGCAATTTAGATAAATGGAAAGATTTTCGTTGTAGCACTAACAAAATTTTGTTTCTGATGTTGGAAGATTTTTGTCGATGAAGTGATGGAATTGGTAGAGTTACATAGCCTCAAGGATGCCTTAGTTGGGCTTCCGGGAATCACGGGTTTGTCTACTGAGCAGAGGAAGAGATTAACTATCGCTGTGGAGCTTGTTGCGAATCCTTCAATCATATTCATGGATGAGCCGACTTCCGGACTTGATGCAAGAGCTGCAGCCATTGTGATGAGAACTGTGAGGAACACTGTTGATACTGGAAGGACTGTTGTTTGCACCATTCATCAGCCTAGCATCGATATCTTTGAAGCCTTTGATGAGGTACTCTCCCTCGCTCTTTCCCACTCTATCTATCTCTCAGGACCACATCCActtaaaatactaattttgtaatttgcatCAGCTGCTACTGATGAAAAGAGGAGGACAAGTGATCTACTCAGGTCCACTGGGTCGGAATTCTCACAAGATCATTGAGTACTTTGAGGTTTATTAATGCTTCTCTTCATTTCTTACGTTCTATCTTTAGAAGGGCATAAGATGAAATCGGTGATCTGATTCGGCACTTTTTTACTGTACTTCAGGCCATTCCTGGAGTCCCAAAAATTAAAGACAAGTATAATCCTGCCACATGGATGCTGGAAGTGAGTTCCATGGCAGCCGAGGCTCGACTGGGAATGGACTTCGCTGAGCACTACAGATCCTCATCTTTATATCAGTAAGCCAATATTTTTGAGTTAAAGAATACTCAGTGAAGATTTTCTTGTTTCATTTCAGGGTTTAGCTAATCGGTCTGTGTTTTGAGCAGGCGAAACAAGGCTTTAGTTAAGGAGCTCAGTGCCCCACCACCAGGAGCAGAAGATCTCTACTTCCCAACACAGTATTCGCAGTCCTTGGGGGGGCAATTCAAGTCATGCATCTGGAAGCAGTGGTGGACGTACTGGCGAAGCCCCGACTATAACCTCGTGAGATTCTTTTTCACCTTGGCATCCGCTCTCTTGGTCGGGACAATGTTCTGGAAGATTGGCACAAGGAGGTAGGTCTCTAAGGAAGTGCAAGTTCTTTTACATGCTTGCTCATTTTGCAATTTAGATCAGCTAATCTGATGctgctttttcattttttttttatcctccAGGGAGAGTTCTACCGATCTGACCATGATAATAGGGGCCATGTATGCAGCGGTGTTATTTGTCGGAATCAATAACTGCTCAACAGTACAACCAGTTGTAGCGGTTGAGAGGACAGTGTTTTACCGGGAAAGAGCGGCAGGAATGTATTCGTCACTTCCTTATGCCCTTGCACAGGTAAAAGTCCTTTTCGGTTTCTCTTAAACATCCATCCTTACCCCTATTTGTGAAGTCGATGTTTCTACAAGGCAATGTGGATTCATTTTAAACCAATCTATACATTCtaatttgcaaatcatctgctcggAAATAACAAAAACAAACCTAGTTTCTCAATAGGCTGTATTATAAAGTTCCAGCTCCTTAATGGAAAGCTAAATGTTAATTAGATGAAATCTTTGTTTGTTAAACTGCAGGTTTTCTGTGAAATCCCGTATGTATTTGTTCAAACCTCATATTACACATTGATAGTATACGCCATGGTCAGCTTCGAGTGGACAGTGGAGAAGTTCTTCTGGTTCTTCTTCGTCAGCTTCTTCTCTTTCCTGTACTTCACGTACTACGGGATGATGACTGTTTCCATCACGCCAAACCATCAAGTAGCTTCGATATTCGCCGCCGCTTTCTATGCTTTGTTCAACCTCTTCTCTGGTTTCTTCATCCCAAGACCGGTAAGTTTCcgtctcttcttcttcaagactAGCTTTTATCTTCTGAAGTGCTTTGGTACACCTTTAAAATACTCCTTAACAAAACTAAGTCACATGTTTTACCcaaaatttcagaaaattcCCAAGTGGTGGGTCTG from Punica granatum isolate Tunisia-2019 chromosome 3, ASM765513v2, whole genome shotgun sequence includes:
- the LOC116201385 gene encoding ABC transporter G family member 29-like, with the translated sequence MDGIERAQSGRRAGRNMSRRSMSRSSWSMEDVFTGSRNSRVNEDEEALKWAAIEKLPTYDRLRTSIMQSFMENEHRQNKDNKVVDVTKMDFAERQKFIDKIFKVAEEDNQKFLEKFRNRIDKVGIRLPTVEVRLKNLTVQADCYIGSRALPTLLNVAQNIAESALGLLGIRWAKRAKLTILKDVSGIVKPARMALLLGPPSSGKTTLLLALAGKLDPSLETQGEITYNGYKLNEFVPQKTSAYISQNDVHIGEMTVKETLDFSARCQGVGTRYELLGELARREKQAGIFPEPEVDLFMKATAIKGAESSLITDYTLKILGLDICRDTIVGDQMQRGISGGQKKRVTTGEMIVGPTKTLFMDEISTGLDSSTTFQIVKCLQQIAHLTDATILMSLLQPAPETFDLFDDIFLLAEGRIVYQGPREHILEFFESCGFRCPERKGAADFLQEVTSRKDQEQYWSDRSRPYRYVSVEEFAARFKRFHVGMQLDNELSLPFDKSHGHRAALVFSRYSVPKLEVLRACFDREWLLIKKNSFVYIFKTVQIILIAFIASTVFIRTRMHTRNEADGAVYVGALLFSMIINLFNGFAELSMTIMRLPVFYKHRDLLFHPAWTFTLPNMILNIPMSILESIAWIGMTYYSIGFAPEASRFFKHLLLVFLIQQMASGIFRLTAGLCRSMIIANTGGALTLLVLFMLGGFILPRGEIPSWWVWGYWVSPLTYAFNAITVNEMLAPRWMDKLASDNRTSLGVAVLESFDVFPDKNWYWIGAAALLGFTVLFNVLYTVSLMYLSPLGKPQAIISEEAAQELEAGHEEPKTPRRLSKKGSKTTSLSAADGNNSREMAIRRMSSQATGNDSGRNESSLEAANGVAPKRGMVLPFAPLAMSFDEVNYYVDMPAEMKEQGVQDEKLQLLREVTGAFRPGVLTALMGVSGAGKTTLMDVLAGRKTGGYIDGDIRISGFPKKQETFARISGYCEQNDIHSPQVTVKESLIFSAYLRLPKEVSKEDKMIFVDEVMELVELHSLKDALVGLPGITGLSTEQRKRLTIAVELVANPSIIFMDEPTSGLDARAAAIVMRTVRNTVDTGRTVVCTIHQPSIDIFEAFDELLLMKRGGQVIYSGPLGRNSHKIIEYFEAIPGVPKIKDKYNPATWMLEVSSMAAEARLGMDFAEHYRSSSLYQRNKALVKELSAPPPGAEDLYFPTQYSQSLGGQFKSCIWKQWWTYWRSPDYNLVRFFFTLASALLVGTMFWKIGTRRESSTDLTMIIGAMYAAVLFVGINNCSTVQPVVAVERTVFYRERAAGMYSSLPYALAQVFCEIPYVFVQTSYYTLIVYAMVSFEWTVEKFFWFFFVSFFSFLYFTYYGMMTVSITPNHQVASIFAAAFYALFNLFSGFFIPRPKIPKWWVWYYWICPVAWTVYGLIISQYGDVEDLITVPGMLERPSIKWYIENHFGYEPGFMGPVAGVLVAFTVFFAFMFAFCIKVLNFQMR